DNA sequence from the Rattus rattus isolate New Zealand chromosome 2, Rrattus_CSIRO_v1, whole genome shotgun sequence genome:
CAAAGACATCTTCCCGGACCTGCTTAAGCTGGCTGCTGAACGGCTCCATTACGTGTTCGGGTACAAGCTGGTGGAACTGGAACCCAAGAGCAACGCCTACATCCTCATCAATGCCCTGGAGCCAGTGGAGGAGGATGGTGAATTGAGAGGCTACCAGGGAACGCCCACCACCGGTCTCCTGATGATTATTTTAGGGCTCATCTTTATGAATGGCCACAGCATCCCAGAAGCCGATGTCTGGGATTTTCTACGTCGTTTGGGAGTGTGCCCCACCAAGAAGCATTCAGTTTTCGGGGATCCGAAGAAACTCATTACTGAAGACTTCGTGAGACAGCGTTACCTGGAGTCCCGGCGGATACCCCACACAGATCCTGTGGACTGTGAGCTCCAGTGGGGTCCACGAGCAAATCTGGAAACCAGCAAGATGAAAGTCCTGAAGTTTGTAGCTAAAATCCACAATCAAGATCCCAAGGACTGGCCCACTCAATACTGTGAAGCCTTGGCAGATGAGCAGCGTAGGCTCAGACCTGAGCCAAGTGGTCCAGCCCCAACCTCTTGAAGTAAAAGTCCTAGATTCTCAAGCTCACACTGGAAGAATAGGGAATGTGGGCGTGGAAGGAGCATATTTCCAcaacaattaaaatgtattacCCTTAAGAtgtgtttctgggttttttttccttatagaatGGTGGGAGGTgaatctctgtgttcaaggccagggtggtctccagagtgagttccaggacagcctgggctacacagagaaaccctgtctcgaaaaacaaacaaaaaccctacaaaaacaaaagtaaaagaattgtgttagaaacACTGTGTGCGTGtgatgtatgcacatgcacacgtgtgccaTGCACATGTAGGGGTCTGAGGACAGTGTATGGGAGCTCGTGTCACACTGTGAAGTGAGAACCTGATCAGGCACCCACACCCACTGAGTCACGTCATCTGCTGAtacttgttttttggttttgttttttgtttttagttgtgtgtttctctgtgccctggaacttactctgtagaccaggctgacttgaactcacagaaatctgcctccttctacttccccagtgctgagaataACGGTGTGCGCCAGCACCACCTGgggtttttagttatttttaagcaagagtattttttttttttttgttctttttttttcggagctggggacggaacccagggccttgcgcttcctaggcaagcgctctaccactgagctaaatccccaacccctagcaagagtctttttaaattatttattttatatataagcacactgtagctgtcttcagacacaccagaagagggcatcagatcccattacagatggttgtgagccaccatgtggttgctgggaattgaactcagaacctctggaagagcagtcgggctcttaaccactgagccatctctccagcccttaagcaAGAGtcctatgtaacccaggcttgtctcaaacttcttatcctccccctcctgagtgctgcaaaaACTCAGGCATGGTGATGGtgtacctgcaatcccagcaccctggaagcagaagtcagaaaattaaagatggaagctagcctgagctatatatctttgggccagcctgagctacatggaaaTACTCtgcctcacaaaataaaaaaataaaccattttattttaaatattttaatttttaaactctgTATCTGCGTGCGggtatatgcatatgagtgtagGTACCTTCAGATGCCAGGAGAGgttgttgggtcttctggaactggagttacagtcagttaaTAGATGCTGGAACcccagttctctctttttttttttttccggagctagggaccgaaccttTCAATGACTTGATTTCAATGACTTGATTTCAATTGAGCCTttcggttgctaggcaagtgctctaccactgagctaaatccccaacccctctcttttatttttaattttatgtctatgggtgctttgtctgcaaGACTGTCTGTACAGTGATCACATCTGGTGCAGAAGACTTAGGATCACATGGggctggagttccagatggttgtagCCTGTGGGGTTGACACCAGACCTCTGCAAGAGACCttcccttaactgctgagtcatctcatgAACCTCTGCATAAAAATGTTAAAGCAGAATAACAGGGACGAGCAGATTTAtcctgagaaagggagagaaatctGATACAAATCAGCAGCCATCTAAGGAGCTTCATTAATATGATAAAAGACATGGAAAACACCTCTTTgaactttgtgttttaaaaatttgttctgtgtgtgtgtgaaagtgtatgtgagtgtgagtgtgtgtgtgtgtgtgtgtgtgtgtgtgtgtgtgtgtacatgcgcgtGTGAGTGTCACAACagggtggtcagaggacagctttgaaaACTTATCTTTCCTGCCTCCTTTAGGTAGTTCCATTGCTTTCAAAACAAatgctgtggggttggggatttaactcagtggtagagctcttgcctagcaagcgcaaggccctgggtttggtccccagctcaaaaaaaaaaaaaaaaaagaaaaaaagaaaagaaaagaaaagaaaaaagaaaaaaaacaaaacaaaacaaatgctgtAACTGCCTAGACTTCTTGCTGGGCCCAACATTgaattttgaaagcattttttctttgaactctggttggttgttgttgttgatgttgatgattttattctatgtgtttgagtattttgctTTCGTGTAGATATGTGTCTCATGTGCCTGTCTGGTGCCctcaggaggtcagaagagggtgtcaggtccttggaaccggagttacagacggttgtaagcatgtgggtgttgagaacttATCCCAAGTCAGTTAGTGCTCTCGatcactgacccatctcttcagcccctatttTCCTCGTagttacacttttttaaaaaatgtggggGTGATTGTACCAAGACaaatatgtggaagtcagaggaaaattgAAGGGACTCAATTCTAGACTTCTACGGTAAGTCACATTGGAGTCATCCTGCTGGGCTGCAGGGGACAttaccagctgagctgtctcaccaacCCTCCAGCTCTCTTTTCCTTTAGTGAGGCAGTGTCGTGTGggtcagactggccttgaactgactaTAATAGTcaaatctggccttgaactctgcctacAATCTCTTGAAGTAATTACGGGCTTAAAGTCTTGATCTTCCTGCCCACACCTCCCGAGTGATGGTttgcactgccacacccagctggGAAGTCATTGTCTATGATCATAAACGGCCAAGGGCTTCCTTTATCGCCCACACTATCTGTCGCTTATGCAGTCATAGAGGGCAGTAAGACAGACGCAGGAAACAAAGATACAAAGGCTGGAAAGAAAGAGTAAAACTTAAAAGTTATAGGTTTATGTAAGTACTAAACCTAAAAGAGTCTAAAAACTAATGGCAAATTTAgcaagtgtcttagggtttcaattgctgtgaacagacaccatgaccaaagcaactcttataaaggacaacatttaattggggctggcttacaggttcagagattgagttcattatcatcaaggtgggatcatggcagcatccaggcaggcatggtgctagaggagctgaaagttgcacatcttcatccaaagaaaGCCAAGAACAGATTACTATTTTCTAGACAGCTAGacattcttcctccaacaaggtcatacctactccaacagggctgtGGCACtcctaatcgtgccactccctgggccaagcatattcaaaccacagcaaagtattgtgatgacttacaagAACAAGCAGAGCCACAACTCAACAGATACATTTGATGCAGATGATAAAGGATCTCTTGAGCTTAATCTCAAGCTAACATTCTGCCTTAATAAAGTACCTCATGACcgaattaatttaaatatttgcatCAGGAAAATCACAATCATCTTCAGAGCACTTTCATCAAGaggtttttcaaatatttgctgGAATATAGCAGCGATATGAAGAAGAGACACCAATGACTTTCATATGTAGAGTGCTGTTCTTGTtttgaaaggttttatttattgaggcagcATCTCTCTGTATAATCCAGACTggtctgtctctctttttgtttcagcCACCAGAAATCTGTGGGTTCAGGTTTATTTAGGTATacctggcattgttgtttttaaatagttaatAGGAATGAAGATATAAAGCTTTaaagatgaatatattttaaacaatactAGCTTCCTCTCCTGTGCCTTTATTGTTCATAAAgaaactaatatataaataaaaattaacattcaAAAAATAAGCAGAGCCTAGAGCCAGGTAtagtagcacacacttttaatcccagcactggggaggcagagggaggcagagggaaggagatctctgtgagtttgatgccagcctggtctacagagtcccaGGCAGCCagggggctacacagagatactctgtctcattcataaatacataagtaaatacataaatatgtaaaaaaataaaatagcttggGCTAAAGTTTAGCTCAATGGCAGAACACTTGCTTTGCAAGTGTCAGGCATGAATCCAGCCATGCCCAACACTACGGGaaaggtgatgatggtggtggtggtgatgatgatgatgatagtaataacagtaataatataaTGTGGGAACTAATAATTCTAATATAAAGGCCAAGACGGAAGGACTAGTAGGACAGAAGACTGGCCTGATCaatatatcaagttccaggccagtcagaccTATGTAGTAAGATGCTGTTTGGAGAAGAATCCCTGATAAAGCATAAACTATTGCTCAATGGGCAACAAAAGTTAAAAACCCACCTGCTACTGCCATGCCTTCCTGTACGACCTCTGCTCACATGACCAAAGGAAAAACTGTCAGACattggctagccttgaactcttggtcctcttAGACACGACGGAAGTAGGGACTGAGCAGACATTCTGCCTGCCTGAGGATGAGAGCTGAGGAAAAGCTTTGGTCGGTAATGGTACACTCTGAGCAGCATCTCCAGAGAGGAGGCAAGACAAAGGGGCTTCAATCAACCAACTTGCCTTCTCTGCTCCACAGCCTTCCTCCATGTCAGTGGATCTGCAGGGGGACAGTCCCTTACAGGTGGAGATTTCTGATGCAGTGAGTGAGCGGGACAAGGTGAAGTTCACTGTGCAAACCAAGGTAAGGTGGCTTGTTGGTCAGGAGGTGGACAGCTAGCctggggtgggaggcagagccagtgcAACTTTTAGCCCCTTAGAAAGCGTCAtctggtgttggggatttagctcagtggtggagcacttgcctagcaagcgcaaggccctgggttcggtccccacctccgaaaaaaagaaggggaaaaaaaaaaaaaagaaagcgtcATCCCTGAGTGCCGATTGACGACAAACAGGTCTCAAGTGGGGTTTGGGATGGGAATGCCAAAAAATGGGTGCTCAGCAGGTTCGGTGACGGCAGGCTGGGGGAAGATGGGGTCTCATGCAGGTCTCTGGGCTTCCAGAGTGGTCTCCCTCACTTTGCCCAGCCTGAGTTCTCAGTGGTTCGGCAGCACGAAGAGTTCATCTGGCTACACGACACCTATGTGGAGAATGAAGAGTACGCCGGCCTCATCGTGAGGAggggcagggctgggctgggaggtCGGGAACTCGGGTTAGGACAGAAGGCTGTGACAGCCCCTTGGCAATGCATCCCTCCTTTGAGCAGattcccccagcccctc
Encoded proteins:
- the LOC116893591 gene encoding LOW QUALITY PROTEIN: non-structural maintenance of chromosomes element 3 homolog (The sequence of the model RefSeq protein was modified relative to this genomic sequence to represent the inferred CDS: inserted 2 bases in 1 codon), which produces MIVLSEWKIARQLGMQGTSPPGHMLQKXESRSHPGAQLGSGCCPSVSGEIPSVAGHPDASLDTLGARSLSSQAQATSTRELRTQKQLELKVAELVQFLLIKDQKKIPIKRSGILKHVIRDYKDIFPDLLKLAAERLHYVFGYKLVELEPKSNAYILINALEPVEEDGELRGYQGTPTTGLLMIILGLIFMNGHSIPEADVWDFLRRLGVCPTKKHSVFGDPKKLITEDFVRQRYLESRRIPHTDPVDCELQWGPRANLETSKMKVLKFVAKIHNQDPKDWPTQYCEALADEQRRLRPEPSGPAPTS